The DNA region ACTCGGGGCTCCTGCCGCTTGCGGCGGGCATCGCGCTCAGCCGCTGGACCTCGATGGCGCGCTACGTCAGGGGGGAAATCCTGCGGCACCGGGGCGGCGAGGTGTGGGTCTCCGCGCGAGCCGCCGGCGCCGGCGCTCCCCGCCTCGTCCTGCGGCATCTTCTGCCCCTGCTGGCCGGGCCCCTCTGGGTCATGGCCGCCTTCGGAGTGGCGAACGCCATCCTGCTCGAGTCGGGCCTGAGCTTTCTCGGATTCGGCATCGACCCGCCGGCCCCGTCCTGGGGATCGATCCTCGCCGAATCCCGCGCGACGCTCGATGCGGCCTGGTGGCCCGTCGTCTGTCCCTGCCTGGCGCTGATCGCCGTCCTCGCCGCCTTGTGCGCCGCGGCCGAGGGGGCCGCCGGGACGGAATCGGGCCGGGGATCCGCCTCATGACCGGAGGCGGACCCCGATCGATCCCTGGCGGGTGACGGACCTCACCCCGCCCCGGTCGCCGCGCCCGCATGGCAGACGCGGTTCTTCCCCGTTCGCTTGGCGTGGTACAGGCCCCGGTCGGCGGCGGCCACCAGGTCCGGGCCGTTGATGGCATCGGCGGGGAACGACGCCGCTCCCAGGCTGGCGGAGACATGCAGGGGGCGCAGCATGCCGGGCAGGGTGAGCGGGTTCTTCTCGATTTCGGTCCGCATCTTTTCGGCCACCGTCAGGGCGTCGGGCGCCTCGGCGTCCGGCAGCAGGGCGACGAATTCCTCGCCGCCGTAACGCGCCACGGCGTCCGAGCGGCGCAGGACGCGGGCGACGAGCTGCGCGACGTGACGGAGCACATCGTCACCGGCCTGGTGGCCGTAGGTGTCGTTGAACCGCTTGAAATTGTCGATGTCGATCATGACGAGGGCGACCGGTCGATCGAGGCGGCGCGCCCGATCGATCTCCTGGTCGAGAAGGCTCCGGAAGTGGCGGTGGTTGAAGACCCCCGTCACACCGTCCAGCTCCGCCAGCCGCTTGGTGGCCATGAGGAGGCGCTGGGTCTCGACCGCCACGGCGGTCATGTCGGCGCAGCGCTTGAGGACCTCGAAGTCCTCGGGATCGAAGGCGTGCCGCCTCGTGCAGGCGACGCGGAAGGCCCCCATCACCCGGCCGCGAGCCCGCAAGGGAATGGTCATGTCACTCTTGAGGTTCTTCTGCTTCACGCTCTCGGCGAAGCGCATCTCGGCCGTGACGTCGTTGCGCCACATCGGCTTGTCGTTCCGGATGACCCAGCCCATGAGGTGGGACGCGTCGCCCGGAAGGCGCTCGGGATCGCGCGGCGCCTTCTCCCCCCGCTTCAGCACCTCGCGCACCATGACGCTGTCCCCCTCGACGAGCCCCAGGGCGGCGCCGTCCACCGGGAAGAGCCGGCGGAGCGACTCGGCGATCTTCTCCAGGACGG from Candidatus Polarisedimenticolia bacterium includes:
- a CDS encoding sensor domain-containing diguanylate cyclase produces the protein MEIASATAGAEDLDTVLEKIAESLRRLFPVDGAALGLVEGDSVMVREVLKRGEKAPRDPERLPGDASHLMGWVIRNDKPMWRNDVTAEMRFAESVKQKNLKSDMTIPLRARGRVMGAFRVACTRRHAFDPEDFEVLKRCADMTAVAVETQRLLMATKRLAELDGVTGVFNHRHFRSLLDQEIDRARRLDRPVALVMIDIDNFKRFNDTYGHQAGDDVLRHVAQLVARVLRRSDAVARYGGEEFVALLPDAEAPDALTVAEKMRTEIEKNPLTLPGMLRPLHVSASLGAASFPADAINGPDLVAAADRGLYHAKRTGKNRVCHAGAATGAG